TGGTATCTCTCATCTCTTGGGGAGCCCCTCCTCTTGCCAGCTGAGGAGAAGAGCAGACGCGAGCGGTTCGCTGCTGTTGCCAACCTCTCTCTGCCTCAAGCTGAAAAAAAGAAAAGATAGACCATGAGAGGCCTATCTTCTTTTTTTGGTCTTTTCGACCTACCTGCTCGTCTCTAGCGAGCGCCTCTACTCTCAGCGTGAACTGGTAGCGGCGGTAGGACTCGAACCTACGACCCAGGGCTTATGAGTCCCCTGCTCTACCGACTGAGCTACGCCGCCATTGAAGGGACTGGCCACAGGCAGCGCTGCTGTTGAGTGACAGCTGCTCCTGGGGGAGCCTTGACCTTGCCGGAGGCTTTTGCTCCGGCTGGCAGAGCTGCCTTGCTAGTGATTTCGACTTTATCTTACCACATCCTGTCAAGAGGGAGGGGGCCATCTGTGGGGGAAAATGCAGCCGAGCGAGGTTGCTTGAGGGGGATGGTTGGGGGAGATGGATGAGAAAAAGCCTCACTCGCAGAGACGAGTGAGGCGAACTAGACGTTGTCGCTAGAGCGTGCCTTAACGGAGGCAAGAGAAGAAATTGCGGGGGCAGGATTCGAACCTGCGACCTTTGGGTTATGAGCCCAACGAGCTACCGCTGCTCCACCCCGCGTCATTGATAAGTAACGAAAAAGGCACAGTGCTGAATAGTACTGAAATTCAACCTGCCAGCGTATCTAGCGAGCCTGCACCTCATAAGGAAGAGAGACAGGGGAGACGCTGACTGGATTGCGGGGGCAGGATTCGAACCTGCGACCTTTGGGTTATGAGCCCAACGAGCTACCGCTGCTCCACCCCGCGTCGGCGTTTTCATGATACTACAAGGTTGCAAAGATGTCAAGGGGGTCACCTGGCTACTGGTAGCAGCCTGCTGCGAAACAGTTTTGAGGTGGGCTGAGCAGCATCGTCTATAAGAGTGGTATGAAGATCGTGAGATCGAAGATGCTCATAGACAAAGGCGGCGTCGCAGCGAGCCAGCTATGGCAGCACATTCAGAGGGATGTGCTCCAGGCTATTACTTCAATTCAGTGGCCTCCAGGCTCTGGGGCTTTCATACTCTACGATGAGCCGGGGAAGCGGCGAGGAGAGGGTAGCAATTTCCCTCTCTGGGAAGCTCTTGCTACTTTTGTAGCGAGGGGTGTGCTCTGGGTAGTTGCCATTGAGCAAGATGCGGTAAGCAAGTCAGTGCCGCGCATCGAGAAAGGAACCGATGGCAGAGCACTTATGTAAGCTCTGCCCTGGCATTTCCATAGGCGTGAGGGATGGCTCCCTGTTCCCATTCGATGGGAACGCGCGCGACCTTGCCGCTTGGCTGATAGAGTTCACGCCCCAATGGCCTGAGCGGCAGGCGCCCCTCGAAAAAAGCTCGGATGCGCTCGCGCGTGATCTTGATGTAGGCTTCCTCCTTGTCGCACCCTGCTACACGCCGACCGTGCTTGATCCCTGCAATGAGAGACGAACCAGCGCCGCAGTAGGGATCAAGCACCCATTCATCTTCATTCGTGAGTGCTAACACACAGCGCTCGGCTAACTCTACAGGGTACTGGCATGGATGGCTCGTCTTCTCGGGATGCGCCGCTTTCACATTGGGGATATACCAGACCTCCTCTTCCCAATCCTGGGCCACCACTTCCCAGAAATCTGAGGGATTTTTCCCTAGAGGGTTCCCCGACGGCGCCCCCTTATGGGGTCCCTTGTAATGCCGCTTGCCGGGATACTTGGCTGGAACACGCACGGGATCTAGATGAAATGTATAGTGATCTCCTCTGGTAAACCACAGAATCGTTTCGTAGCGCCCAGAAAAACGACGAGACATGTGCATTCCATGACTATAACGCCATATTATTCTGTTCCTTAGATTCAAGCCTTTTTTTCTTAAAGATGTCATAATAGAAGATATCTAGAGGAAATACCTCACCAGCTTCAACAAAGTTCCCGACCTGCCAGCAGATACTGCCCTCTGGACTGGTCACCCGAACGATTTCATCGATGACGGCTTCTTGCTCTTGCAAGTATGCCAGGACATCTTTGCGCGTCTCATACTCCTTGCCCAGGTTGTAAGGTGGAGAAGTAATGACCAAGGCAATGCTTTCTGAGGGCAGCGTCTTCAGGAAGTCCAGAGCGTCGCCTAGATGAACGACGATCCGCTGCTGGCTGTCGAAGTGCTCAACGCAATCAGGAGCCGACGACTCCCCGAACCAAGATAATTGATGAGTTTCCATAGCGGTGGTAGGCTGCTCCTCCCTCGTCTTTTCTCATCTATGATACCTTGCAGGGCGAGGTTGGGCATAGGCCTCGCTGTGTAGCTGACAGAAACTCTTTGTCGCTTACTCCGATCCTGGCGCTCGGCGGGCAGAGATCCTGGCTCGCGCTCTCTCTTGCTGCCTGGCTGCGGGACGGGCCAATCGAGGGTTTCATAGCCCTCTGGGGAAACTATGGGAGAGGCGTGGGTCTTTGTCAAGACCTCGTGCCGTGCTGCAGCCAAAAGAAGGAGGCACCGGGCAGGTCGATGAAGGACCTATCCGGTGTCTCTTTATTAGAAGAAAAGGCTTCACGTTGTCAGCAGAGAAGATGCGTGGAGCGGGGGCCCGTGGAGCGTCTACCCTCTCGCCGTGCCGCTCTCACGTGCATTGGACAGGGCGCTAGCTCCGACGAGCACTGCTGCTCTAGCTTCAGCTCGGTGGGCGGTTCTTGCCTCCTTTCCTTAAGGGAAATGCCTGGTGTCGCTGAGGGAGATCGGAGGGGAAAGATCCCTGCTCCTCCGATCTCCCTCAGATCATCCCAGCCTAGACGACGCTACAGGTCGCTCCATTGAGCGTGAACGAAGTCGGCGCGGGATTGCTACCATTCCAGGTAGCCAGGAAGCCTGGTGAAGCGCCCAGAGTAGCGCCCGCCGGGATCTGGGCGTTGTAGGAGGCGTTGGTGATCGTCACCTGCGCCCCTTGCTGCGTGTAGCTCCCATTCCAGAGCTGGGTGATCTGCTGACCAGCCGTGAAGCTGAAACGCAGGGTCCAGCCGTTGATGGGGCTGCTACCCGTGTTCGTGATGGTGATGCTGCCCTGGAAGCCACCCGGCCACTGGCTCACGACGCTATAGTGCACCTGGCAGGAAGCGCCAGGGGTCGGGGTGCTGGTTGGGGCCGGCGTAGGCGATGGAGTTGGCGACGGCGTCGCCGTTGGGCTGGGGGACGGAGCCGGGGTCGGGGTGCTGGTTGGGGCCGGCGTGGGAGTCGGTGTAACGCCTCCGGTGCCAGCGGGGATAACGTAGGTCACCAGCGAGCGAGCCGGCACGGTCGCGCTGAAGGAGCCACCGCTCACCGAGAGCGTCGCCTGGGCCGCCGTGTTATTGGTGTTATTCGTCAGATAAGGGGTCACCGTGGCCCCGTTCGCCACAGAGGTGTTCTGCAGTGAGAAGGTCGTCGCCGTATTACTGCTCGCCAGATTGATGACCACGATGGCCAGCGTGCCATTCGTATTGCGGTAAGCCGAGACCAGCAGATTGCTATCGGAGCTGCTGGCGCCGATGCGCACCGCTCCGGGTCGGACGAAGCGGCTGTAGTTGGCGAAGGCCCATAGGCGCTTCGATGGCGTGATGGTCGAGCCGTTCAACTGGATCAGGCCCTGGTTGTCGGTCGAGACCGAGGTGCTGGCCACGCCCCACCAGTAGAGGAAGGCGCTCAGATTAGCCGAGGTCAGTCCGACATGGATATGCTGGGCCCAGGTCAGGCCGGAGGCGTCGCTGCCATCGTCCCAGGCGGCATCAAAGCTATCGAAGGTCGACCACTCGGTCTCCCAGACTGGCTTGCCATTGGAGTTGAGTGCCGAAGTTGGGGCGGCGGTATAGCCGTGGCTGGAGATCACCTTGACATAGGAATTGGCGGTTGCATCGTTGACGATGGCGCTGGTGTAGCCTGGGGCCAGGTCCCAGCCCTCAGCATCGCAGCAAACGATCTGTGCCGACACACCCGCATTGGCCAGGGTCGGCCCCAGAATCTTGGCGAAGTCGGCGGTCTGCGTGGGGTTCATGACCATGCTGGAGTAGGAGGTGGTCAGATTCGGCTCGTTGACAAAGCCTATGTTGGTGATGGTCACGCCCGCCGCCTGATAATCCTTAATGTACTGCACCAGATAGTTGGCATAAGCCTGGCGCCAGTCGCCCGAGCTGCAGGTCGCGCCAGGAGCACCGCAGAGGGTGCCGCCGTTGCTCTCGGAACCGTTGGTCTTCATGAAACCGGGAGCGCTCCAGGCGTCAGCGTAGATGCGCGTCACGCCGTAGTTCTGAATCACCTGCTGAGTCAGAGGCAGCTGCCCCCAGTCGGTCCCAATCGGCACATATTGCGGCGTGGCCGTCGGGCTGCCCGGGCTGTTTGGCTCAATTGTGTGACTGCTGTCCGAGGGGATCAGGTTGCGCAGAATGGTCAGCCCGGCGCCGGTCGTCGGACTGAACAGCAAGTCCAACATCTGTCTCTCAAGTGTGGAGCCTGCGTTGATCATGGCCTGGGCCTGCCCGAAGGCTTCGGAGGCCCCAAAGCCATCGATGGTCTGGTAGGTCGTCGCACCATTAATGGTGACGCTTGATGCCGCGTAGGCCGGGTGCGCCTGGACAACGATACTGAGCGCCAGGGCGCCGATCAGCGCCAGGAGCGCCAGCCCGGCGCTGAGAGTTTTGAGCTGTTTCCTGAGCATCGTCTGTCTTCCTTTCTCCAGAGGACTCTCCTTGTTGTTTGGTCAGTCAGATGTCAGTCAGATGTGTTGGTCTGAAGAGGTAGATTTATGTGAGCGGACCCCGGGCTGAGTCGGGGGGCCTGGCCACCATCGCTGCGTGCGTTGCGCTGGAGACCAGCACCTGACCCAGCCCAGTGCCCGTCACGGGCAAGTCCGGTATTGCTCCAAGGTCCTCCACCGTCCGGCTCGACCTATCCCGTGGCTAGACGGTGTTGCAGGTCACGCCGTTGAGGGTGAAGACCGTCGGATCACTGTGGTTGCTGGTCCAGGTGCCATTGAAGCCGATAGAGACCGAGCTACCGGCGGCAATGACGTCGTTGTAGCCCACATCACGGGCCGTGACCTGCTGGCCCTGCTGGCTCCAGGTGGCGCTCCAGCCCGCCGTAATCTGCTGGTCCCCAGGGAAGGTAAAGACCAGGGTCCAGCCGACAATGGCTGCGTTGCTGATGTTAGTGATCGTGATGTTGGCCGTCATGCCACCCGTCCAGTAGCTGGCGCTATAGTGGACCGCGCAGTAATGGCCGGGCAGCGGTGTGGGCGTTGGCGTCGGAGTGACGCCGTTGGCGAGGTCCGTCAGGTGGTTCAGCAAACCCTGCCCGTAAGGCGTCGGTGTGCCGTTGTAGTCGCTGATGAGCGACGGGAAGCTCCAACAGTTGTAGGTGTCCCAGGCCCAGGCCAGATAGCCGATGTTGTTCTGGTCCAGCCATGTCATGGCTGTATCGATGAAGCCGTGAGCACAGTCGTTCTCGCCGATCTCCCCGGCGATCACCGGCACCTGGGCTGACACGGGCGCCACCGTCAAAATCCAGCAATTGACGTAGTTACATGTATTGAAATTGTAGAGATGGAAGGAGGCAGCCAGGTTATTCAAGGGATCGCTGGGCTTATGAGAGAGCCAGCCTGATAGATCGTTGGCGTAGGCCAGGCCGCCGAGCATGATCACATTGGTGGCCCCGGAGGCGCGCACGGTGTTCACCAGGGTTTGCATGCCGGCCACAGCGAAGGGGACGTCAGGGCAGGGGCTGGCGTTGGCCGCCGTGCTCCCGTTGAGCCAGCAATCCCAACTTGTGGTAAACGGCTCGTTGTAGAGATCGAAGATTACCGATGAATTGTTCTTGAAGGTATTGGCCACCGAGGTCCAGAAGGTTGGCGCGTGGTCCAGGTCAGGCATCGCGAGCTGCTTGTTAGCCTGCTGGGTGCCGGGGGCGCTCCAGTGCAGGTCGAGGATCGTGATCAGGTTATTGGTGGTCAGCAGGTTGACATAGTCGACGATGGCCTGCCGGTACTGAGCCGCGGTGTACTGAGCGGCGGGATAGCCATTGATCCCGAGCCAGCAGTCCTCATTGAGCGGGAGGCGCACGGCGTTGATGTGCCAGCTCATCATGGCGGCCACGGAAGCGGCATCGCTCGGCCCGTCGAAGACGGTGGTGTCGCCGGCGGCGTCGCACATATACTCGGTACCCGAGCGATCCACTCCCAGCGGGCGAACCGGCTGACCGGAGCCATTGAGGAGCTGGTTGCCCGAGACGTGCAGGCCGCTATAGGAGGTTGCGGCCTGGGCGCGCTGCGCCTGACGGGGCGCATACCAGATCAGGCCCGCCAGTGTCAGGGCCAGCAAGGCCAGGAGCGCTGGCAGACTGCAGGACAGGGCTTTCTTCACGAGCGTTCCCTCCTCATGTGTTGCGGCTATCTCATCCCTGAGAGCAGGCCCTCTCAGTTCCTGCTGCCCTGGTATACTTGATTGTCAGACTGCCTCTCTTGCTTCCCCCTTTGGGATGGGGAGCCGCCGCTGCGGTTATGACTTTGGAGGCTCCTGCCCAAAAACCAGCGTGCCGTTGCGGTAGACCGGTATATACTGAGTGACTGCCCTGGTCGAGGTCAGACCCTGACGACTCCAGTCGTTCGACGAGTCCCAGTGATACTTGTAGTCGCTGCCGATGGCCACGATCAGGGCGAATTCGAGATCGCGCGTGTACCAGAGTGGGTAGGCCGACCAGTCGAATTCGTAGTAGTAGACCGTGGTGGAATTGCCCCAGGCGTAGGGGCCGTGCACGGCGACCGGGCCGCCGTTGGGCAGGTACTGGTTCTGGTCGTAGTAGATGGCCACTGAGACCGAGTTGATCGACTGACCGACGGCCTGCAGCTCGCTGATGTTGAAGAAGTAGCGCACCTTGAGGCCGGTGACGAACTGCGGCGGCTGGGTGGTGTCGCTATGAAGCGTCAGGGTGATCTGTGTGCTCTGGTTGCTATCCTGGTTGACCAGCGCTTCGACGAAGAAGGGATTGACCGGCGTTTCGGCAGTCGAGAAATTAGGATTGGGCTGTTGGCCGGAGCCATAGTAGTAGTAGAGGCCCGCCAGGGCTCCCACGAAGGCCGCGCTGTAGTCGACCGCCACCTCATTGTAGACGAAGTCGTTGGTAGCGTCGTCGTGATAGTCGCTGGTGTCAGGTCCTCCGACCAGGCCGCCCCAGAGGGTATGGCGATGATTGGGAGGGTCAGACATGCTGTTGGTAAAGGAGCCGTGGGCCGCACGATGGTGAGGATGTTTGGCCGCGTTAGAGGAAAAGCCCACCATGTAGCAGCGATTCATCGGATTGCTGCCCAGAATATAGTTCATCTGCCCCAAGGCCCAGTCGGAGAAGCGCGAGTCACCAGTGTACTTGCGATAGACCAGGGCGCAGAGCTGGGCGGCGGTGTTGTAGCGGCAGGACCCCCAGGTATTGATGACCATGAAGCCGCCGGGCGTCGGCTTGAGGAAATTCTTGTCGTTGGGGTCCTGATGGGCCACATTGGACCAGTATTCCAGGTTCCAGCGGGCGATGTACCAGTGCTTGGAGTCGTTGGTGATGGGCGCGAGCTTGAGGAACATACCACCCCAAACGGCATCCCAGCAGTGTACCCAGGTATTTTGCCAGTTGTCCTGAGTGCTGTTCATAATGGCCTTGAGGTAGCCAGTATAGTGGCCGCTGGAGTCGGTGGCGATAATATCGTTGAGATAGGACTGCTGGCCGGTAGCGATGTAGAGCCAGATAGCGGCCCAGGCCAGGTCGTCACTGTCGCCGCTGGAGTTGTAGAAGCCTCCGGAGTAGCCAAGACCGCGATTGGCGACGGCGAAGCGATAGAGCGCCTTGGCATAGTCCAGGCATTTGGCGGCGTAGCTGGAGTCGCTGCTCTGGCTATTGAGGTACATGATGGCCAGAGCAGCAGCGGCCTGCCCGCACATGTCGCTGGCCGGCGTCTCGGCGGTGGCGAAGTAGGCCGGGCGCGCCAGGTTCTCTACTTCGGGCGGGGCCCAGACGGTATGATCGATGGAGCCTTCGCCGACCTGGTAACAGAAGGCCACGACGTTGCCGCTGCTATCGCGGAAGGTAGAGCGCAGGAGGTAATCGCAGCCCCAGCGCAGGATGGCCATCATGTGGGCGTCCTGCCCGGCGGCGACGAAAGCCTGGCGGAATTCGTAGAAGCCCCAGCCCAGCGTAGAGATGGCGTACGCTTGAGGCAGGCCAAATTTAACGTGGTCGCCAGCGTCGTGGAAGCCTCCGCTGACATCGACAGTCCCTTTGCCCGCCGGGTCAAGCACCTGCCGATGGGCGGCAATAAAGGAGGCCGACATGTTGGTCCCGATGTTGTTGCTATTCTTGGGCTGTAAGGGAACGGCGGCGTCGGAAAGGTCGCTGTCGCCGCGCCAGGGGAGGAGACCACCGGTAACGCCCGGCCCGGATTTCTGGGCGTCATAGAAGTAGATCGACATCTGTAAGGCTGCGGCCAGGTTGTACTGGGGAGCGGGAGCCGCGCTTGCACCGATGCTGCTTTCAACACCCGCAAGCGCTGCTCCCAGGGAACCTAGCGGCAGCGCTACCAGCAGATTGCGCGACTGCTGCAGTAGTTCGCGCCGCGAGATGCGGGTAGACACGGTCTGACTCCTTTCAAGACGCTCCTGGGTATCATCCTTGACTCACTCGCTCGTGTCTTGTCCTGTATAGTCAGCGCGCTGCCTTCCGCTTGCTAGCTGATCGCTGGCTGATCGCTGGCCGGCTCATATCGGCTCGTGGCGAAGACAGACAGGCGGATCACCAGAATGCGCGCAATCACCAGCGCGCAACCCAACCACCTGGAGGCGAGCGCGCCACATTGGCTGAACGAGGCCCGGCCTGCGCTCCTTGTCTGGCTCCTTCCACTGTCCTCTGCCGGGGAAGGTCGGTGCTCTGCACTGTCTGCCTGAGAGCAGTATAGGCAGCGGGCACGGCAATGGCCAGAGCAGGTAGAAGGCAGATGCCAGTCAGTGAGATGACAGCCTTCCTTGCTCTCCCTGGGAGTACTTTCCTTCCATTGATGAGATTACTGCAATTGCGGTATCTCTGTAGCTGCTGTTCCAGCAAGACTCGACAACATTGACAGCTTCCCCTATCGCTCGGTACAATTAGTAGAGAGCTAATCTTATCTGATCAAAGGGCTTCCACTGTTCGTAAAGTCGTCTGCGTTCACTGGAAGCGGCAGGTAACACGTATAGATGGTTACTCATCCCGACAACACGAGAGATGCATCGCAGGACGCACCTCCAGCTGTTGCTGTCAAGGGATTGAGCTTTCGCTATCGCGCCCTCGATGAAGAGTCGCCCCCATCGAAGAAGACCAGGATAGCTGTCCCTGATTCTTCTGTTGCCGGTGCGGAGGCGGAGCCCTCGTATGCCATTCGAGATATTTCCTTCTCGCTCGCACATGGGGAGCTTTTGCTGATTGCCGGGCCGAGTGGCTGTGGCAAGAGCACGCTGCTCAAGTGTCTTAACGGCCTCATTCCTCATACCTTCCGCGGAGAACTGAGCGGGGAGATCTGGATCGAGGGCCGCTCTGCTGCTGGTATGAGCTTGCGCGAGCGGGCGCGCTACATCGGCACGATGTTGCAGGACCCCGAGAAGCAGATCGTCGGCAGCACCGTTGAGCAGGAGATTGCTTTCGGCCTGGAGAACCTCAACGTGCCGCGGGCCGAGATCCGTCGGCGGGTTGACGCTGTGCTGCGGCGTCTCCATCTGGAATCTTTCCATCAGGAAGCGACCTTTGCCCTTTCGGGCGGGCAACGTCAGCAGGTGGCGGCGGCAGGGGTCCTGGTGATGCAGCCCTCGATTTTCCTCTTCGATGAGCCATTTGCCAACCTGGATGCCCGTGCGATCGATGAGTTGGAAGAGCTGATCAATGGCCTGCGCGCCGAGGGGCGGGCCGTCATTATTGTGGAGCATCGCGTCGAGGAGACCCTCAAGCTGCGCCCTGACAAGGTGCTCCTCATGCGGGACGGGCGGCAGGTCTTTCTAGGTGATGTGCCCTCCTTTCTGGAGGTAGCCGATCCGGAGCAGGTGAAGCTGCCGATCGAGGCGACACTGCGCCGCGCTGCCGAGCCTCGTCAAGTGGTCGAGCGACTGGTGCGCCCAATTGTGACCAGGACTGTGGGGACAGCGGAGGCTCACTCAGCTGAGCCGGTGCTTGTCTTCCAGGATGTCCACTATCGCTATGAGGCCGATGGCGAGGAGATTCTGAATGGCATTTCGTTCAGGGTGCATCGTGGCGAGACGATCGCCCTGCTTGGGCCGAATGGAGCTGGCAAGACCACCCTGGTCAAGCAGGCGCTCGGATTGCTGCGTCCGACGGCGGGGACAGTCTTGCTCTACGGCGAGGATACGCGCAGGCTGAGCGTGGCCCAACTGGCGACGCGCATCGGCTACGTCTTCCAAAGCCCAAGCGCCATGCTCTTCGCTCCTACGGTTCAGAAGGAACTGAGCTTTGGCCCCGAGAATCTGCGCTTCCCGCCCGAGCGGCTCCAGCGCGCTGTTCAGCGGGCTGCCGAGGCCCTGGATGTAGCTCGTTTTGCCGAGCGCCCGCCTCTTTCTCTGAGTTTCGGGCAGCAGAAGCGGGTAAGCATCGCCTCGGTCCTGGCGATGGAGAGCCGTATTCTGCTGCTGGATGAGCCGACGGCGGGTCAAGATTATCGCTCCTATATCTCCTTTATGGAGCATCTGCGAGAGCTTCCTGAACTGGATGCCCTCCTCTTCATTACGCATGATCTCGATCTCGCGCTGCGGTATACCCAGCGCGTTCTTCTCCTCAAGGATGGCCACCTGGTGGCCGATGGAGCACCGCTAGAGGTGCTGGCCGATCAGACCTTGCTGGAAAGCTGTAACTTGCGCCCGACTTCGCTCTTGCGCTATCTGCTGACGGAATGTAGTCGCAGCCTGGCGTGACGGGCGAAGGTGAGTAGAGCTATCTGCTCTTCTCCGCTGGTTTGCTTCTTCCTGTGACTGTCGTCCCTGGTCTGTGTTATTTATCCCAAGGATCTGCGATCATTGCGATCATCCAGAAAGGAGTTCATTGCTTTATGGCTACGACCGAGAGAGAGAACCTGCGTGAGCGCGAGGCCACAAGCCGGGTGTGGGGTATTGGGGTCCGGCACATTGTCTATATGGCCCTCGGCGCGGCGCTCTATGGCATTTTCAGTTACGCTACAAATCTCATCCAACTCCCCAGTGCTGGCAATGTCTCGTTCCGCCCGGCCATCGTCATCCCTCTCTTTTTTGGGGCCGTCTTTGGTCCCTGGGTGGGCCTCTTCTCCGGCGGTGTGGGCAACCTCCTGGGCGACTATATCTCGGGCTATGGAGTCTTCTGGAACTGGGATGTAGGTAATGCCCTGATCGGCTTTATCGCCGGCCTGGTGGTCTACTTTACTTGGGGCGTCTATCGCAATTCGCGCTCCATCGTGCTGGCAGAGGTCTTTGCCGCGCTGGGAATCATCATCGGCATCGGTTTCGCCTCCATTATGGAGATCTGGCTCTCGAAGCTCAGCTTCGCGACTGCTGTTGTCGGCTACTGGCTGCCAGCGGCTCTCTCTGATCTGATCAACGGCCTGATCCTCTTGCCCATTCTGCTGCTGGCTTATCGGGCTGCGATGGCGCGCTTCGGGCGCTGACTGGTCGCTCCGCTCGCCCAGTCCATAGGGTAGCCTCGGACTCCTGTGCCGTCACCTGGCTGGCGCAGCGGAGGCTGAGGGTCTGCGCTTTCCGCTCTGGTCTGATCGGAGAATCGGCTCTGTTCTCGCGAAGATGAGCAACCGAGGAGAAGGGGGAGAGCGGTGGGAGGGCCGACGATAGAGGCTGTCGCTGGTCTCGCTCTCGGCTTCCTGTTGCCGCTCTCCCTTCTCTCTCTTGCTCTGTGGTGTTGGCAGAAGGAAGCATGTGCCATGCTTATAACGCTCCCTTATATCAAGCGCGATACGCCTATTCATCGTCTTGATCCTCGGGTCAAGCTGCTCTTGCTGCTGGCCTATGGCCTGGCCGCGGCTCAGACCTCAAATGTCTGGCTGATTCTGGTCGGCTTTGTGGGATCAGCTTGCTACTATGCGCTGGCACGCCTCAAGTGGTCGGAGACGAGGCGGGCCTGGCTCTTCATTATCTTTCTCAATGTGGTCCTGGTCTTTGGCAACTATTTTCTCTCCGGCGGCGCCATTGTCCAGGGAATCGATCTGAGCCACCAGCATCAATTGTTCTCGCTGCCGTTCCTCGGCTTTCTGAATCATCCTCCCTATGTTGGTCCGAAGCCGCTGGTCTTCAGTGTAGAGAGCATAACGTACATGCTGACGATGGGCCTGCGCAACTTCAGCATTGCCTTCCTGGCGGTGGCGATCCCCTATACGACCAATCCCGGCCAGATTGGCGTGGCTTTCAGGCAGCTGGGTCTGCCGGACCAGTTCGCTTATGCCATCGATCTCTCGTTCCGCTTCCTGCCAACGCTGGCCCGCGATTTCAGTGTGACGCTGGATGCGCAGCGCGCGCGGGGCTTCGAGCTGGATAAGCTGCGCGGCGGTATCTTCGGCAGGATCGCCCGCCTGGCGCCGCTGGTAGTGCCCATTGTGATCGGCTCGGTGGTGGGGGCGGAAGATATTGTCAATGCAATGGAGCTGCGTTGCTTTGGCGTGGGACGACGCACCTGGCTGACGGAGCTGCAGACTCGTCCGCTCGATCGCCTGTTGATGGCTCTAATCGTTGCGCTCTTTGTGCTGGTGACGGCCCTCAACATTCTTGGCAACTTCTATGCCAGTGGTCCGCTGCATATCCTCCATGAGCAGGGCTTGCCGGCTTTTCTCCTGCGCTGAGTTAACGATGAGCGAGGTCGGCGGTCGCTGGAATTTGCTGAGGCCGCCGACCTGCACTGCACTGCAGACCGAATGGCCCAGGCCGTGCCGGGACTCGGCTTCTCTTGCTATGATATAGACGACAGCTTGTTTTTAGGCGAATGAGGTCCCGGATGAGACGTACGTTTCTGACACGCCTGCGGATCAATGGTTCCTATTATGTGCTTGGGGGGCTGCTGTTGCTGCTTGGCGCGCCGCTCTACCAGTGGCTCTGGTTGCTGCCGCAGGGCTACGGCGAGGCCCTGACCGCAGCCAGCCGCGGCCAGTTTGCTGACTATGTTCTCTGGCTTCATCTGCATGTCTGGTCTTTCGCTCTCTACCGCCTGCTTCAGATGGTGGCCTTCGCTCTCACGCTTAGCTTGCCTTTCACGCTCTTTCGCATTATTGTCGCCCAGGAGGTACTGGGACGCGACGAGGAGGAGGCCGGTGCGACAACAGGCGAGGAAGCCTCCCCTGCGGCAGAGGAGGGGGCCGCCGATGGTCCAGGGGCTGCTGTGGCTGCCAGCGACAAGCCGTTGCCGCAGACAGCGGAGGAGCTGCTGGCCGTGCCCTGGCGCGGGAAGGGTTTTGCGGTCATTGCAGCCTGGGCTGGCATGCTGGGTATCCTCTTGCTGGTCTTGGGGAATCTGGCCAGTACGGTCTACCAGGTAGGAGTGGCGCGCACTTTCACGGCTGAGATGGTGCTGACGCCGAGTTTTGCGCTGGTGGCGGGGATCTGCACGCTCGTGAGCACTACGGCTGGCGGGCTGCTGCTGGCGCTGGCAACGCTGCTGTTCGGGTTCATTATTGTGCGTAGTGGCCTGCAGCTCTGGCCGCCGCTCTGGGTGGCTCTGGGCTATGTGGCGATGCTGCTGGCGCTCTTCCTGACGGGTAGTGCCGTGCAGGTGGCTCTGTCGCCGGCCAGTGGCCAGGCATTCTTGACGACGCCGGCTTTCCTGCTCTTCGCCTGCTGGACCCTCTGGCTGGGC
This genomic interval from Thermogemmatispora onikobensis contains the following:
- a CDS encoding cellulose binding domain-containing protein; the encoded protein is MLRKQLKTLSAGLALLALIGALALSIVVQAHPAYAASSVTINGATTYQTIDGFGASEAFGQAQAMINAGSTLERQMLDLLFSPTTGAGLTILRNLIPSDSSHTIEPNSPGSPTATPQYVPIGTDWGQLPLTQQVIQNYGVTRIYADAWSAPGFMKTNGSESNGGTLCGAPGATCSSGDWRQAYANYLVQYIKDYQAAGVTITNIGFVNEPNLTTSYSSMVMNPTQTADFAKILGPTLANAGVSAQIVCCDAEGWDLAPGYTSAIVNDATANSYVKVISSHGYTAAPTSALNSNGKPVWETEWSTFDSFDAAWDDGSDASGLTWAQHIHVGLTSANLSAFLYWWGVASTSVSTDNQGLIQLNGSTITPSKRLWAFANYSRFVRPGAVRIGASSSDSNLLVSAYRNTNGTLAIVVINLASSNTATTFSLQNTSVANGATVTPYLTNNTNNTAAQATLSVSGGSFSATVPARSLVTYVIPAGTGGVTPTPTPAPTSTPTPAPSPSPTATPSPTPSPTPAPTSTPTPGASCQVHYSVVSQWPGGFQGSITITNTGSSPINGWTLRFSFTAGQQITQLWNGSYTQQGAQVTITNASYNAQIPAGATLGASPGFLATWNGSNPAPTSFTLNGATCSVV
- a CDS encoding cellulase family glycosylhydrolase, whose product is MKKALSCSLPALLALLALTLAGLIWYAPRQAQRAQAATSYSGLHVSGNQLLNGSGQPVRPLGVDRSGTEYMCDAAGDTTVFDGPSDAASVAAMMSWHINAVRLPLNEDCWLGINGYPAAQYTAAQYRQAIVDYVNLLTTNNLITILDLHWSAPGTQQANKQLAMPDLDHAPTFWTSVANTFKNNSSVIFDLYNEPFTTSWDCWLNGSTAANASPCPDVPFAVAGMQTLVNTVRASGATNVIMLGGLAYANDLSGWLSHKPSDPLNNLAASFHLYNFNTCNYVNCWILTVAPVSAQVPVIAGEIGENDCAHGFIDTAMTWLDQNNIGYLAWAWDTYNCWSFPSLISDYNGTPTPYGQGLLNHLTDLANGVTPTPTPTPLPGHYCAVHYSASYWTGGMTANITITNISNAAIVGWTLVFTFPGDQQITAGWSATWSQQGQQVTARDVGYNDVIAAGSSVSIGFNGTWTSNHSDPTVFTLNGVTCNTV
- a CDS encoding glycoside hydrolase family 9 protein; the encoded protein is MSTRISRRELLQQSRNLLVALPLGSLGAALAGVESSIGASAAPAPQYNLAAALQMSIYFYDAQKSGPGVTGGLLPWRGDSDLSDAAVPLQPKNSNNIGTNMSASFIAAHRQVLDPAGKGTVDVSGGFHDAGDHVKFGLPQAYAISTLGWGFYEFRQAFVAAGQDAHMMAILRWGCDYLLRSTFRDSSGNVVAFCYQVGEGSIDHTVWAPPEVENLARPAYFATAETPASDMCGQAAAALAIMYLNSQSSDSSYAAKCLDYAKALYRFAVANRGLGYSGGFYNSSGDSDDLAWAAIWLYIATGQQSYLNDIIATDSSGHYTGYLKAIMNSTQDNWQNTWVHCWDAVWGGMFLKLAPITNDSKHWYIARWNLEYWSNVAHQDPNDKNFLKPTPGGFMVINTWGSCRYNTAAQLCALVYRKYTGDSRFSDWALGQMNYILGSNPMNRCYMVGFSSNAAKHPHHRAAHGSFTNSMSDPPNHRHTLWGGLVGGPDTSDYHDDATNDFVYNEVAVDYSAAFVGALAGLYYYYGSGQQPNPNFSTAETPVNPFFVEALVNQDSNQSTQITLTLHSDTTQPPQFVTGLKVRYFFNISELQAVGQSINSVSVAIYYDQNQYLPNGGPVAVHGPYAWGNSTTVYYYEFDWSAYPLWYTRDLEFALIVAIGSDYKYHWDSSNDWSRQGLTSTRAVTQYIPVYRNGTLVFGQEPPKS